GGACCAGGAGGCCCCGCTGCTCGAGCTGAAGCGCGCAGTGGCCGAGGCCGCGCGGCTCCCCGAGGCCTATCGGTACCGGTTCGAGGTCCGCTTGGCCGTGCTGCGGCTGTTCATCCTCACCGACCGCACGTCGCTGACCGAGGCGGTGCGCGACGGACGAGCGATCATGGCCGAGCTGAAGCGGAGCGCCTGGGTGCCGGATCCGTCCACGGCCGCCCTCGTCGCCCTCGGGCTGGGGATGGGCGAGGCCCGGTTGCAGGAGGACGTGGCGGCCGCCATCCGGCTACTGACGTCGGCCAGGGATACCGCGCGGGCCCGTGGGTTCACCGCGATCGAGCTGCTGGCCCGGGCCGAGCTGTGCGTGCCCATGATCGCCACCGGTGACCTGGTGTCGATCGAGTCGGAGGCCCATGCGGTGCTCGACAAGGCCGCCGAGCTTGGCTGGAGCGACCTCGGCTCGCTGGTCGTCGCCAGCAGCTATCTGGGCTGGCTGGCCTACTGGCGAGGCGACCTGGACGACGCCCGTCGGTACACGGACCAGGTGATCGAGTCCATGCCCCGCGCCGAGTGGGCCATGCGGGTCCTGGCGCACTTCTACCGTGGGCTCAGCTGCGTCGCCCAGGGGGACTTCGAGGCGGCCAGGGTCGACCTCGCCGAGGCGCGGGAGCTGGACACGACCGGGAACCTGCCGCCGTTCGGTGAGAGCATGGTCAACTGCCTGGAGGCTGAGTGCCTCCTCGCCGAGGGTTCCCTCGAAGCTGCGCTGGCCGTCGCGATGGCCCCCACGTCGGGTCCGACGTACCGGATGATGCTCTACTCCCGTGCCGCTCTGCTGATCCGTACCGGCGCGCTGGAACGGGCGCTCGACGAGCTGGGTGAGCTTGCGGCTGACCGGCGCTTTCCCCACATAGCGGTCGGGTGGCTTGTCCTGCGCTGTCTGGCTCTGGCCGATCTGGGTCAGCAGGGGCAGGCGCACGAGGCGCTGGAGTCGGCGCTGGTCGCGGCCGCCCCAGCGGGGCTGCTGCGTCCGTTCCTAGCCCAGCCGGACCGGCTGCGACCGATCCTGTCCGCGCACGTGGACCGGGGGACGACGCAGCCGGAGCTGTTGGCGCACCTCATCGAGCTGATGGCCCAGCCGGTCGTTCAGCGGGCCCACGGTTGGGACGAGCAGCTCACCCCCAGGGAGCTCAGCATCCTGCGCTACCTACGCACCCCCATGTCCAACGCGGAGATCGCGGCCGGGCAGTACGTCTCGGTCAACACGGTGAAGACGCACACCGCGAAGATCTACCGCAAGCTCGGGGTGGCCAACCGGCGTGAAGCGGTCCGCAAGGCCGTCGAGATCGGTCTGTTCGAGGCGCCGGCCGGCGATACGACGAGCTGACCTCGGGCCCGTCAGGCGGTCCGCTTCGGCGAGGACGGAACCAAGGTGGTCAGTGCCGAACCAGGGGCAGCACCTGGCGGGACGGTTGACCGGCTCGCGCCGGTCGGGCGAAGATCCGGACCATGCTCGAGACACCGCAGCAGTTCTACGCGCGCCCTGGCGGCGGCCGACCCCGAGGGCCGGCTGTCGGCGCCCGACCGGGCGATGTGGGAGAACTTCCCGTTCGGGCCGGACGGCCTCCGGGTCAGGCCGCTCGATCCACCGGTGCTGCCGGAGCCGTCCCGCAACGGCGAGGAGCCTGCCGCCTGCTGGCGCTGCGCGAACCCTGACGAAGGTGTGATCTGGAGCGACAAGCGGTGGCTGCTGGCCATTCTCGGCGCCCCGATCGGCCTACCGTTCGGGGCGATCCTCAGCCCTCGCGCGCACCTCGACGAGGTGCACGCGGCCGAGATGGGGCTGCTCGTCGTCCGCGTCGAGCGGGCCGTACGGGCGCTCGGCCACATCAGGGGGGTCCACGTGAACAAGTGGGGCGACCGAGGGGCGCACCTGCACCTGTTCGTGCTGGGCCGGCCGGCCGGCCGGCCGGGCTACAGTAGCTGCGCGGTTCGAGCCTGGCGCTGTGGGTCGACATCCAGCCGCGCCAGCCGCGGGAGACTGCCGAGGCCGACTACCGAGCATTGGCCGCCGAGCTCGCCCGCCACGGTGGGCCGGCCCACGTGTCGGCGGCTTAAGGCTCCAGGTACAGCCCGCCGTCCCGCTCGGTCACCGGCGTCCGCCCGAGTGGGAGCACCCGGGTGAGCATCCGAAAGCCCCAGCCCAGCCCCGGCACCTTCGCGAATACGCCCTGTGGTCCGCGGACCATCCGGCCGGTGTCGACGTCGTACGCCGACTGGTGCCACGGGCAGATGAGGCAGCCGGCTTCGTCCACGCGGCCGCCGGCGAGGTCGGCGCCGAGGTGTCGGCAGCGTCGGGTGACCGCGAAGTAGCGGCCGTCGGCGTTGCCGAGCGCATATCGGCCGGTGCCCACCACGACACCTGGCCCGACCTCGACGCTTTCGGCTACCCGCTCCACAGTGCCCACGGCTCCTCCTCGTCCGACTCGGCTGGTCGACCCCTCTACCCCGTGACCCTAGCCAGCCGGCGACGCAGGTAGGCGCGCTCGGGCTCGGTGGCGGCGGTGGCAGCGGCCCGCCGGTAGTCCGTGGCCGCCTCCTCGTGCCGACCGGCTCGGTCCAGCAGATGGGCCCGGACGGCGGGGACGCGGTGCTCGGGCAGCGGGCTCAGGAGGCCAGCCGCGGACAGCCTGTCGAGCTCGACCAGGGCCGCGGCGGCCCCCTCGACCATCGCCAGCGCCACCAACCGGTTGAGTGTGACCACTGGCCCCGGCGCCAGCGTCTCCAGCAGCCGGTACAGGCCGAGGATCTGCGGCCAGTCGGTGTCCGTCGCGTCGGTCGCCTGCGCGTGCAGCGCGGCAACCGCCGCCTGAACCTGGTAGGGCCCGACCGGCCCGGTGACCAGGGCGGCTTCGACGAGGCCGAGACCCTCGGCGATCTGCCGACCGTCCCAGGACGAGCGGTCCTGCTCCTCCAGCGGGACCAGCTCGCCGACCACCCCCACCCGAGCCGGGCGCCGGGCGTCGTGCAGCAGCATGAGGGCGAGCAGCGCCATCGTCTCCGCGTCGCCCGGGAGGAGGGCGACAAGCAGCCGGCCGAGCCGGATCGCCTCGGTGGACAGGTCCGGGCGGACCACGCTGTCGGTCCCGGTCGCGGCGTAGCCCTCGCTGAACACCAGGTAGACGACCCGTCGGACGGCGGCTGTCCGGTCGGCCAGCTCGTCGTCCGGGGGCAGCCGGAAAGGGATGCCCGCGAGGGCGATCTTGCGCCTGGCCCTGGCCAGCCGCTGGGCCATGGTGGGTAGCGGGACGAGGAACGCACGCGCGATCTCCGGCGTCGTCAGCCCGCCGACCGTGCGCAGCGTCAGCGCGATCTGAGCGTCCTGAGCCAGCGCCGGGTGGCAGCACAGCAGCAACAGCCGCAGCTCGTCGTCGTCGAGGGGTCCGGTGACGTCCTCCGGTCCGGGCACGGCCGGTTCCTGTCCAGGCCGGAGGCCCGACGCGTCGGTTTCCTTGCCCAACCGTCTGGACTCCCGGCGCAGCCGGTCCACCGCCCGGTTGCGGGCGGTCGCCATGAGCCACCCGCCACGGTTGGCTGGCACCCCGTTCACCGGCCAGTGTTCCCAGGCGGCCAGGCAGGCCTCCTGGTAGCAGTCCTCGGCGAGGTCGAGATCGCCGAACCGCCGCATCAGCGCACCGACGATCCGCCCGGACTCGGTCCGGAGCAGGTCCTCGAGCACGATGCGGCGGTCCACGGCGTCCACCTCACATGTCGGCGATCGGCCGGACCTCGACCGCTCCGCCGTAGCGGGCGTCCGGGATGCGAGCAGCCAGGGCCAGGGCGCGGTCCAGCCCCTCGCACTCGACGAGGAAGTACCCGGCCAGGTGCTCCTTGGTCTCGGCGAACGGGCCGTCGGTGACGGTCCGACCGCTGGCCGGAATCCGCACGGTGGTGGCCGTCTCCGGCCCCTGCAGCGGGTCGCCGCCGACGAGCTCTCCGGCGGCACGCAGCTCGTCGGCGAAAGTGAGGTATTCCTTCATCACCTGCTGGGTCTCGTCCTGGCTGAGCGTGGCCCAGTTCTCCGGGTTGGTGTAGATGAGCAGCATGTACTTCATCGGTTCCTCCGCAGTGGTCCGTCGCGGGCGGTGATCCGCCTGCCCATCATGACGACGAATGGCTGCGACCGGAATCGACAGACAGCCCGAGCGATCGGCTGTCGGCTGTCGGCTCAGAGTCGAGCGGCTACCAGCTCGGCGATCTGGACGGCGTTCAGGGCAGCGCCCTTGCGCAGGTTGTCGTTGCTGACGAACAGCACCAGCCCCCGGCCGTCCGGCACGGTGGAGTCCTGGCGGATCCGGCCCACGTACGAGGGGTCGTGCCCGGCCGCCTCCAGCGGGGTGGGCACCTCGGAGAGCTCGACCCCCGGCGCGCCGGTCAGTAGCTCGGTGGCCCGCTCGACCGACAGCGGCCGCTCGAACTCGGCGTTGATCGACAGCGAGTGGCCGGTGAACACCGGGACGCGCACGCAGGTCCCGGAGACCAGCAGGTCCGGGATGCCGAGGATCTTGCGGCTCTCGTTGCGCAGCTTCTGCTCCTCGTCGGTCTCCCCGGAGCCGTCGTCGACCAGGCTCCCGGCGAGCGGGATGACGTCGAAGGCGATTGGCCGCACGTACTTCTTGGGTGCGGGCAGCTCCACCGCTGTCCCGTCGTGGGTGAGCGCCGCGAGGTCCTGGCTGACCGCGGCCCGCACCTGGCCGTCGAGTTCCTCGACGCCGGCAAGCCCGCTGCCGGACACCGCCTGGTAGGTGCTGATGACCAGCCGGCGCAGGCCGGCTGCCTCGTGCAGCGGCCGGAGCACCGGCATGGCGGCCATCGTGGTGCAGTTGGGGTTGGCGACGATGCCCTTGCGGATGTCGGCGAGCGCCTGCGGGTTGACCTCGCTGACGACCAGCGGGACGTCGGGGTCCATCCGCCAGGCCGAGGAGTTGTCGACCACGATGGCGCCGGCCGCGGCGAACCGCGGCGCCAGCGCCTTGGCCGCGGAGCCGCCGGCCGAGAACAGCGCGATGTCCAGGCCGGTGAGGTCGGCTGTCGAGGCGTCCTCGACCACGACCTGGTCGCCGCGCCACGGCAGCACCGAGCCGGCCGAGCGCGCGGAGGAGAAGTAGCGCACCTCGGCCACCGGGAAGTCGCGCTCGTCGAGCAGCCGGCGCATCACCGCGCCGACCTGCCCGGTGGCACCGACGACGCCGACGTTGAGGCGGCGACGGTCGGCGCTCATCGGCCGGTCCCGCCGTACACGACGGCCTCCTGGGTCTCGGCGTCCAGCCCGAACGCGGTGTGCACCGCGGCCACCGCCCGGTCGACGTCGTCGGCCCGAGTGACCACCGAGATCCGGATCTCCGAGGTGGAGATCAGCTCGACGTTCACACCGCTGTCGGCCAGCGCGCGGAAGAAGGCCGCCGACACCCCGGGGTGCGATCGCATGCCGGCGCCGACCAGGGAGATCTTGCCGATCTGGTCGTCGTAGCGCAGTGACTCGAAGCCGATCTCGCCCTGCCGCTTGGTCAGCGCGGCCATCGCCTTCTGGCCCTCGGCCTTGGGCAGGGTGAACGAGATGTCGGTGCGCCCGGTCGCGGCGGCCGACACGTTCTGCACGATCATGTCGATGTTGATCTCGGCGTTGGCCACGGTCTCGAAGATGACCGCCGCCTCGCCCGGCTGGTCCGGGACGCCAACCACGGTGACCTTGGCCTCGCTGCGGTCATGGGCGACCCCGGCGATGATCGGCTGCTCCACGGACGTTCCTTCCACTGGGGGCGGCTCGGCGTCGATCCAGGTGCCCTGGCGGCCACTGAACGACGACCGCACGTGGATCGGCATGCTGTAGCGGCGGGCGTACTCGACGCAGCGCAGGTGCAGCACCTTGGCGCCGCTGGCGGCCAGCTCGAGCATCTCCTCGTAGCTGGCGTAGGGCAGCCGACGGGCCGACGGGACGATCCGCGGGTCGGCGCTGAAGACGCCGTCGACGTCGGTGTAGATCTCGCAGACCTCGGCGTCCAGGGCCGCGGCCAGCGCGACGGCGGTGGTGTCCGAGCCGCCCCGGCCGAGCGTGGTGATGTCCTTGGTGTCCTGCGAGACGCCCTGGAAGCCGGCGACGATCGCGACCGCGCCCTCGGCCAGCGCGTGCTGGATGCGTCCAGGGGTGACGTCGATGATCCGGGCCTTGCCGTGGACGGCGTCGGTGATGACGCCGGCCTGGCTGCCGGTGAACGACCGCGCCTCGACGCCCAGGTCGGAGATCGCCATCGCCAGCAGGGCCATCGAGATGCGCTCGCCGGCCGTGAGCAGCATGTCGAGCTCGCGGCCAGGGGGGAGCGGGGACACCTGCTGGGCGAGGTCGATCAGCTCGTCGGTGGTGTCCCCCATCGCGGACACGACCACGACGACGTCCTTGCCCGTCCTGCGGGTCTCCACAATCCGTCGGGCGACTCGCTTGATGCTCTCGGCGTTGGCGACGGAGGAGCCGCCGTACTTCTGCACGACGAGGGCCACGGCGCGCGCCTCCTCCACGAGGATCCTGGGGCGGAAGGGACAGGATACCGGCAGCCGGCTCGTAGCAGCCGGTTGTCCGGATATCGAGACAGGCGTCTCAGGTCAGTCGCGCAGCAGCGCGTCCGCCTGAGCGGCCGCCGCGGACTCCTCGTCGGCGTCCAGCCGCTGGTGGGAGACGATCGACAGCAGCGCCCGCTGGGCGTTCAGCGCGTGGGCGCCCCAGTTGGCCAGGTACGAGTACTGCCACCACCACAGCGCCTCGTCCAGCCGGCCGGCGGTGTGGTGCCGCAGGCCGTGGGCCACGTCGATGGCGACGTTGGCGATGTCGTCGGAGATCCGGCCGCGCACCGGGCGGTCCGGCACCAGCGGGTCGAACACCGAGGCGTATTCGTCGACGCCCTCGAGCAGCGAGGCGAGCGACTCGCGCAACGGGTCGGCGTCCGGGTCCTCGCCGGTGTCCTCCTCGAACCGGTCGTGGGGGACGACGTCGCGCACGGCGCCCAGCATCGCCCCTGCCATCGACAGCTGGGCCAGCTGCACGAGCAGCTCGGAGACCGCGGTCTCCGGCACCCGGGCCGCCGCCACCTCCTCGACTCCGGTGATGAACGTGGCAATGTGGGCGGCGATGTCGTGGGCGAACTCGTCCAGCCCCGTCGTCCCTGACACCTCAGACATCCAACAGCCGCCTTCCCTCGAAGGCCCGCCCGAGCGTGACCTCGTCCGCGTACTCCAGGTCGCCGCCCACGGGCAGGCCGCTGGCCAGCCGGGTGACGCGCAGTCCCATCGGCTTGACCAGACGGGCCAGGTAGGTGGCCGTGGCCTCGCCCTCCAGGTTCGGGTCGGTGGCCAGGATCAGCTCGGTCACCGTGCCGTCGGCCAGCCGGGTCATCAGCTCGCGCACCCGCAGGTCGTCCGGGCCGACCCCCTCGATCGGGCTGATCGCCCCGCCGAGCACGTGGTAGCGGCCGCGGAACTCGCCGGTCCGCTCGACCGCCACGACGTCCTTGGGTTCCTCGACGACGCACAGCACCGACCGGTCGCGCCGCGGGTCACGGCAGATCCGGCACTCCTCCGCCTCGGCCACGTTGAAACAGGTCCGGCAGAACCGGACCTTGTCCTTCACCTCGAGCAGCACCTGGGCCAGCCGACGGACGTCGACCTGGTCGGCCTGCAGCAGGTGGAACGCGATCCGCTGGGCGCTCTTCGGTCCCACGCCGGGCAGCCGGCCGAGCTCGTCGATGAGGTCCTGGACAACTCCCTCGTACATGCCGTTACCCCGGGAGCCCGAGGTTGCCCAGCGCGTCGCCCGCGGCGTCGAACGGCGCCATCGTGGACTTTTGCAGCTCGTGCGCCTGCCGCTGTGCGTCCCGCACCGCTGCGAGCACGAGGTCGACGAGGGTCTCCACGTCGTCCGGGTCCACGGTCTGCGGGGCTAGGGTCAGGGACACCAGCTCGAGCGACCCGGTGACCGTGGCGCTGACCAGGCCACCGCCGGCCGTGCCGGTGAGCCGCGCGTCGGCGATCGTCTGCTGGGCCTGGGCCAGCTGCTGCTGGATCTGCTGCGCCTGGGCCAGCAGGGCGCTCAGATCAGGTTCGCCACCGGGAAACACGGGTTTCTCCTCGTTCGGTCGGACGGTACCGAGCCTACGGGGTGGACGGCCGGATCAGCCGTTGCCGACCTCGCCGATCACCTGGCCGCCGAGCTCGCGGGCGATCAGCTCCGCCCCGGTGAGCCCCTCGTCAACGTCGTCGGAGTCGGTGAGGTCGACCTCGTCGTCCGCCGGTGCCGCCGCGGCGGGCGGGCCCGCGGGGGCTGGCCCGCCGGCCGGCTCGGCCGCGGGTCCGCTGCTGGCCGGCGGCGGGGTGGACGTCGCGGGACGGGCGCCGGGCTGGTGCACCGGGTCGATCCGCCAGTCGACGCCGAGGACGTCGATGAGCACCTGCCGCAGCACCTCGTCGTGACCGCTCGAGGTGAAGTTCTTGACCGAGCCGGCGTCCGGGAAGCCGAGGGTGAGGGTCTGCCCGTCGACCCCGAGCACCTGCACCTTGTCGAACAGCATCATCCAGGTCACCCGGCGCTTGACCTTGACCCGCTCGAGCACCTCGGGCCACATCCGACGCACCGAGTGGACGTCGAGCCCGCCGGGAGCGGGGGCCTCTTCGGCCGGCGCCGGAGGCGCGGGCTCCGGCTCAGCCACCGGCTCGTGTCCGGCCGCTGTCACGGACTCGGGCGCCGGCTGGCCCCGCTCAACCACCGGCTGGACCGCCGGGCGAACCGGGGCCGCCGGGGCCTCGGCCGGTGGTCCGCTGATCGCGAACCGGCGCTCGAGCCGGTCCAGCCGCGCGCGCAGCCCGCGCTCGGGGTCGCTG
The Actinomycetes bacterium DNA segment above includes these coding regions:
- a CDS encoding sigma-70 family RNA polymerase sigma factor, whose product is MDRRIVLEDLLRTESGRIVGALMRRFGDLDLAEDCYQEACLAAWEHWPVNGVPANRGGWLMATARNRAVDRLRRESRRLGKETDASGLRPGQEPAVPGPEDVTGPLDDDELRLLLLCCHPALAQDAQIALTLRTVGGLTTPEIARAFLVPLPTMAQRLARARRKIALAGIPFRLPPDDELADRTAAVRRVVYLVFSEGYAATGTDSVVRPDLSTEAIRLGRLLVALLPGDAETMALLALMLLHDARRPARVGVVGELVPLEEQDRSSWDGRQIAEGLGLVEAALVTGPVGPYQVQAAVAALHAQATDATDTDWPQILGLYRLLETLAPGPVVTLNRLVALAMVEGAAAALVELDRLSAAGLLSPLPEHRVPAVRAHLLDRAGRHEEAATDYRRAAATAATEPERAYLRRRLARVTG
- a CDS encoding Rieske (2Fe-2S) protein, producing the protein MGTVERVAESVEVGPGVVVGTGRYALGNADGRYFAVTRRCRHLGADLAGGRVDEAGCLICPWHQSAYDVDTGRMVRGPQGVFAKVPGLGWGFRMLTRVLPLGRTPVTERDGGLYLEP
- the recR gene encoding recombination mediator RecR, coding for MYEGVVQDLIDELGRLPGVGPKSAQRIAFHLLQADQVDVRRLAQVLLEVKDKVRFCRTCFNVAEAEECRICRDPRRDRSVLCVVEEPKDVVAVERTGEFRGRYHVLGGAISPIEGVGPDDLRVRELMTRLADGTVTELILATDPNLEGEATATYLARLVKPMGLRVTRLASGLPVGGDLEYADEVTLGRAFEGRRLLDV
- a CDS encoding DUF5063 domain-containing protein, which translates into the protein MSEVSGTTGLDEFAHDIAAHIATFITGVEEVAAARVPETAVSELLVQLAQLSMAGAMLGAVRDVVPHDRFEEDTGEDPDADPLRESLASLLEGVDEYASVFDPLVPDRPVRGRISDDIANVAIDVAHGLRHHTAGRLDEALWWWQYSYLANWGAHALNAQRALLSIVSHQRLDADEESAAAAQADALLRD
- a CDS encoding aspartate kinase, giving the protein MALVVQKYGGSSVANAESIKRVARRIVETRRTGKDVVVVVSAMGDTTDELIDLAQQVSPLPPGRELDMLLTAGERISMALLAMAISDLGVEARSFTGSQAGVITDAVHGKARIIDVTPGRIQHALAEGAVAIVAGFQGVSQDTKDITTLGRGGSDTTAVALAAALDAEVCEIYTDVDGVFSADPRIVPSARRLPYASYEEMLELAASGAKVLHLRCVEYARRYSMPIHVRSSFSGRQGTWIDAEPPPVEGTSVEQPIIAGVAHDRSEAKVTVVGVPDQPGEAAVIFETVANAEINIDMIVQNVSAAATGRTDISFTLPKAEGQKAMAALTKRQGEIGFESLRYDDQIGKISLVGAGMRSHPGVSAAFFRALADSGVNVELISTSEIRISVVTRADDVDRAVAAVHTAFGLDAETQEAVVYGGTGR
- a CDS encoding YbaB/EbfC family nucleoid-associated protein, whose protein sequence is MFPGGEPDLSALLAQAQQIQQQLAQAQQTIADARLTGTAGGGLVSATVTGSLELVSLTLAPQTVDPDDVETLVDLVLAAVRDAQRQAHELQKSTMAPFDAAGDALGNLGLPG
- a CDS encoding LuxR C-terminal-related transcriptional regulator, whose translation is MRKATGVIDVGLAVRLSPPRVPSDVVSRRRLFDRLTRVTSQDRATLVAGGAGFGKSVLLSSWLSQQGAFNRIAWLTLDRVDADVPRLNGDLLAALQGPFRADRPEAAASLLRLLPPPLLLDSQRFVDALLAALARIDEPLLLVLDDVQEVVGSTEAMTVLDRLLRWGPPTLHVLMASRADPPLALQRLRLAGEVAVLRHRDLAFTSEESALLFEQSGVTLQPQEAAALHEATEGWPAGVRMAALSIKGAVDVSTFVRTFAARDRALSDYLTGEVLEALPQRLREFVLSATVDDDVCGQLVDTVTGGSDGEAVLAECERQNLFITLSGDDDDHRWYRWHPVFAAHMRRRRQYEDPTGALKAELLAARWWLDHDPVRAIRHALAGQDVDWAESIMADRWLDLALEGHGQTVLELIALLPADSDRAAEYHLARSLAHLRPEDQEAPLLELKRAVAEAARLPEAYRYRFEVRLAVLRLFILTDRTSLTEAVRDGRAIMAELKRSAWVPDPSTAALVALGLGMGEARLQEDVAAAIRLLTSARDTARARGFTAIELLARAELCVPMIATGDLVSIESEAHAVLDKAAELGWSDLGSLVVASSYLGWLAYWRGDLDDARRYTDQVIESMPRAEWAMRVLAHFYRGLSCVAQGDFEAARVDLAEARELDTTGNLPPFGESMVNCLEAECLLAEGSLEAALAVAMAPTSGPTYRMMLYSRAALLIRTGALERALDELGELAADRRFPHIAVGWLVLRCLALADLGQQGQAHEALESALVAAAPAGLLRPFLAQPDRLRPILSAHVDRGTTQPELLAHLIELMAQPVVQRAHGWDEQLTPRELSILRYLRTPMSNAEIAAGQYVSVNTVKTHTAKIYRKLGVANRREAVRKAVEIGLFEAPAGDTTS
- a CDS encoding YciI family protein, translating into MKYMLLIYTNPENWATLSQDETQQVMKEYLTFADELRAAGELVGGDPLQGPETATTVRIPASGRTVTDGPFAETKEHLAGYFLVECEGLDRALALAARIPDARYGGAVEVRPIADM
- a CDS encoding aspartate-semialdehyde dehydrogenase, giving the protein MSADRRRLNVGVVGATGQVGAVMRRLLDERDFPVAEVRYFSSARSAGSVLPWRGDQVVVEDASTADLTGLDIALFSAGGSAAKALAPRFAAAGAIVVDNSSAWRMDPDVPLVVSEVNPQALADIRKGIVANPNCTTMAAMPVLRPLHEAAGLRRLVISTYQAVSGSGLAGVEELDGQVRAAVSQDLAALTHDGTAVELPAPKKYVRPIAFDVIPLAGSLVDDGSGETDEEQKLRNESRKILGIPDLLVSGTCVRVPVFTGHSLSINAEFERPLSVERATELLTGAPGVELSEVPTPLEAAGHDPSYVGRIRQDSTVPDGRGLVLFVSNDNLRKGAALNAVQIAELVAARL